One genomic window of Arthrobacter caoxuetaonis includes the following:
- the gltX gene encoding glutamate--tRNA ligase yields MTTEPSSFADLPTVDDNTPVRVRFCPSPTGTPHVGLIRTALFNWAYAKHTGGKMIFRIEDTDSARDSEESFLQLLDALDWLGITWDEGVNVGGPHEPYRQSQRGEIYQDVIAKLKDAGHLYESYSTPEEIEARHRAAGRDIKLGYDNFDRDLTEEQIAAFKAEGREPVLRVRMPDEDITFNDLVRGEITFKAGTVPDFVVVRANGAPLYTLVNPVDDALMGITHVLRGEDLLSSTPRQIALYRALIDVGVAQYMPLFGHLPYVMGGGNKKLSKRDPESSLFLHRERGFIPEGLLNYLSLLGWSLSADEDIFTVEELVQNFDIHDVLSNPARFDLKKAEAINGTHVRRLDAADFRGRLVPYLQHAGLVGEQLTERQEEILTEAAPLVQERITLLGEAPDMLGFLFKADDAIDVADDARKGLPANLTEVLDATLAALEPVQEWTAENIQAALRSALVDEMGIKPRLAFGPVRTAVSGRRISPPLFESMVILGKDSSLARIRAFRAAEA; encoded by the coding sequence ATGACTACTGAGCCTTCTTCCTTCGCTGATCTCCCCACCGTCGACGACAACACTCCGGTGCGGGTCCGTTTCTGCCCGTCCCCGACCGGCACGCCCCACGTGGGCCTGATCCGCACCGCCCTGTTCAACTGGGCCTACGCCAAGCACACCGGCGGCAAGATGATCTTCCGCATCGAAGACACCGACTCGGCCCGGGACAGTGAAGAGAGCTTCCTGCAGCTTCTGGACGCACTCGACTGGCTGGGCATCACCTGGGACGAAGGCGTAAACGTTGGCGGTCCGCACGAACCGTACCGCCAGTCCCAGCGCGGAGAGATCTACCAGGACGTCATCGCCAAGCTCAAGGACGCGGGGCACCTTTACGAGTCCTACTCCACCCCGGAGGAAATCGAGGCCCGGCACCGCGCCGCCGGCCGTGACATCAAGCTCGGCTATGACAACTTTGACCGGGACCTGACCGAAGAGCAGATCGCCGCCTTCAAAGCCGAGGGCCGCGAGCCCGTGCTCCGGGTGCGGATGCCGGACGAAGACATCACCTTCAACGACCTGGTCCGCGGCGAGATCACGTTCAAGGCCGGCACCGTCCCGGACTTCGTCGTCGTCCGTGCCAACGGTGCTCCCCTGTACACCTTGGTGAATCCGGTCGACGACGCCCTGATGGGGATCACCCATGTTCTCCGTGGCGAAGACCTGCTCTCCTCCACACCTCGGCAGATTGCCCTGTACCGGGCGCTGATTGACGTCGGAGTTGCGCAGTACATGCCGCTCTTCGGGCACCTGCCGTACGTCATGGGCGGCGGCAACAAGAAGCTCTCCAAGCGTGACCCGGAGTCCAGCCTCTTCCTGCACCGTGAACGCGGATTCATCCCCGAAGGCCTGCTCAACTACCTGTCCCTGCTGGGCTGGTCGCTCTCCGCCGATGAGGACATCTTCACGGTCGAGGAACTAGTGCAGAACTTCGACATTCACGATGTGCTCTCCAACCCGGCACGCTTCGACCTGAAGAAAGCCGAAGCAATCAACGGCACCCACGTGCGCCGGCTGGACGCCGCTGACTTCCGCGGCCGGCTGGTGCCCTACCTCCAGCACGCCGGATTGGTGGGGGAGCAGCTCACTGAGCGCCAGGAGGAGATCCTCACTGAAGCTGCGCCACTGGTGCAGGAACGCATCACGCTGCTGGGTGAAGCTCCGGACATGCTTGGCTTCCTTTTCAAGGCCGACGACGCCATTGACGTGGCGGACGACGCGCGGAAGGGCCTTCCGGCCAACCTCACCGAGGTGCTCGATGCCACGCTCGCGGCGCTCGAGCCCGTGCAGGAGTGGACGGCCGAGAACATCCAGGCAGCCCTTCGCTCAGCACTGGTGGACGAGATGGGCATCAAGCCCCGGCTGGCATTCGGACCCGTCCGTACGGCCGTCTCCGGCCGCCGGATCTCCCCGCCGCTGTTCGAGTCCATGGTGATCCTGGGCAAGGACTCGTCACTGGCACGGATCCGCGCGTTCCGCGCTGCCGAGGCCTGA
- a CDS encoding fumarylacetoacetate hydrolase family protein: MRIARFIQDSDPTFGVVDGDEGHEEIAVIKGDPFFSGVQLTGERHKLEDVRLLAPIIPRSKVVGIGKNYADHAAEMGGEVPAAPLMFFKPNTSVIGPNDPIVLPSFSDEISYEAELAVVIGRICKDVPLERVDEVVFGYTCANDLTARDAQRTDGQWARAKGFDTSCPVGPWIETELDTDNLAVRSYLDGELVQDGNTSEMVWGVRELVSYVSQAFTLLPGDIILTGTPAGVGLITDGQRIEVQVEGIGTLANIARG; the protein is encoded by the coding sequence ATGCGTATTGCTCGGTTTATCCAGGACAGTGACCCTACCTTCGGCGTCGTCGACGGCGATGAAGGCCATGAAGAAATTGCCGTTATCAAGGGGGACCCGTTTTTCTCCGGCGTGCAGCTCACGGGGGAGCGGCACAAGCTCGAGGACGTACGCCTCCTCGCACCGATCATTCCCCGCAGCAAAGTCGTGGGCATCGGCAAGAACTACGCGGACCATGCGGCTGAAATGGGCGGTGAAGTCCCGGCAGCACCGTTGATGTTCTTCAAGCCGAACACCTCCGTGATCGGGCCGAACGATCCGATCGTCCTGCCCTCCTTCTCGGATGAGATCTCCTACGAGGCCGAGCTGGCCGTGGTGATCGGACGCATCTGCAAGGACGTTCCGCTTGAACGGGTGGACGAAGTGGTCTTCGGGTACACCTGCGCGAACGACCTCACTGCGCGCGACGCCCAGCGCACCGACGGTCAGTGGGCCCGCGCCAAGGGCTTCGACACCTCCTGCCCCGTCGGTCCCTGGATTGAGACGGAGCTGGACACGGATAACCTGGCTGTGCGGTCTTACCTCGACGGCGAACTCGTGCAGGACGGCAACACTTCCGAGATGGTGTGGGGCGTCAGGGAACTGGTGTCGTACGTGTCCCAGGCTTTCACCCTGCTTCCCGGTGACATCATCCTCACCGGCACCCCGGCCGGCGTCGGCCTGATCACGGACGGGCAGAGGATCGAAGTCCAGGTCGAGGGAATCGGCACGCTGGCCAATATTGCCCGCGGCTAG